From the Bacteroidia bacterium genome, one window contains:
- a CDS encoding NusG domain II-containing protein, protein MISRRSFLKLSGLTAVAIGAGAGTGSLFRDASARRFAMHGFVPDSDQLTADVLRAFLAELPEDARALTPVIHADARWTGVIRSAMRGASHSSGPLFGGGNIVLRMQPLTDPVPADVLVLDDRKRMYAPERDFTSNLSTVRDKLHGSAARWQISAEYTESAPLAGLLSGGQVLVIENEQGLVDKITMNRHRTLTVRGPQGATGVTISEHGAHVHSSTCRHALCRRGSASRSGDVIACAPNRILLRVEKA, encoded by the coding sequence ATGATCTCTCGCCGTTCTTTCTTGAAACTCTCCGGCCTTACCGCTGTCGCCATCGGCGCGGGCGCGGGTACGGGAAGTCTGTTCCGTGACGCGTCTGCGCGACGCTTCGCCATGCACGGCTTCGTACCCGACAGCGATCAACTCACCGCGGATGTGCTCCGCGCATTTCTCGCCGAACTTCCGGAGGATGCGCGCGCGCTCACACCCGTCATCCATGCCGATGCGCGTTGGACGGGCGTGATCCGGTCTGCCATGCGCGGTGCGTCGCACAGCAGCGGTCCGCTGTTTGGCGGAGGCAACATCGTGTTGCGCATGCAGCCGCTCACGGACCCCGTACCGGCGGACGTTCTCGTGCTCGACGATCGCAAACGCATGTACGCGCCCGAGCGTGATTTCACGAGCAATCTTTCGACGGTTCGCGATAAACTGCATGGCAGCGCCGCTCGGTGGCAGATCTCCGCGGAATATACGGAATCCGCTCCGCTGGCCGGGTTGCTTTCGGGCGGACAGGTGCTCGTGATAGAAAACGAACAGGGTCTGGTGGACAAAATCACCATGAACCGTCATCGTACGCTTACCGTACGCGGGCCGCAGGGTGCCACTGGTGTCACGATCAGTGAACACGGAGCGCATGTCCATTCCTCCACCTGCCGGCATGCCTTGTGCCGTCGCGGCAGCGCCAGCCGTTCGGGCGACGTCATTGCCTGCGCGCCGAACCGGATTCTGTTGCGCGTGGAGAAGGCCTGA
- the rsxA gene encoding electron transport complex subunit RsxA: MELILIFLSAALVNNFVLAYFLGICPFIGVSNKLSSAFPMGLATTFVMVITATVSWLIYHLVLVPFQVEYLQYVSFILIIASLVQFVEMVIKKVSQPLYRALGIFLPLITTNCAILGLALFLVLKDYSFIESLVFGIGAGAGFTLAISIMAGIREELDLAEVPTSFRGAPITLLVAGLLALAFMGFAGMITV, translated from the coding sequence ATGGAACTCATTTTGATCTTTCTTTCCGCCGCGCTGGTCAATAACTTCGTGTTGGCGTACTTCCTCGGCATCTGTCCGTTCATCGGGGTGTCGAACAAGCTCTCGTCCGCGTTTCCCATGGGGCTCGCCACGACCTTCGTCATGGTGATTACCGCAACGGTGAGTTGGCTGATATACCATCTTGTGCTGGTTCCGTTTCAGGTCGAGTATTTGCAGTATGTCTCCTTCATCCTCATCATCGCCTCCCTGGTGCAATTCGTGGAAATGGTGATCAAGAAGGTGAGTCAGCCGTTGTATCGCGCTCTCGGTATATTCCTTCCGTTGATCACCACCAATTGCGCCATACTCGGGCTTGCGCTCTTTTTGGTATTGAAGGACTACAGCTTTATCGAAAGTCTCGTATTCGGTATAGGAGCCGGCGCGGGCTTCACGCTGGCCATCAGTATCATGGCCGGGATACGTGAGGAACTCGATCTTGCGGAAGTCCCCACCTCCTTTCGGGGTGCTCCGATTACCCTGCTCGTCGCGGGTCTGCTCGCGCTGGCCTTCATGGGCTTCGCCGGAATGATTACCGTGTAA
- a CDS encoding electron transport complex subunit E, producing the protein MKKQTSLFTEYSKGIWDNNPVFKQVLGMCPTLAVTVSAMNGIAMALATTFVLVFSSLIISLVRKVIPTQVRIAAYIVIIATFVTIVDLVMRAQFPDLSKSLGPYIPLIVVNCVILGRAEAFASKNNPLRSVLDALGMGSGFLLALFALGGIREIIGSRTILGMQVLPNAFEPWLIMILPAGAFLTLGVMMGTINAFLESRKKKAEKAIVTGYMEKETVSTASVQEG; encoded by the coding sequence ATGAAAAAGCAGACCTCGCTCTTCACAGAGTACAGCAAGGGAATCTGGGACAACAATCCCGTATTCAAACAAGTGCTGGGCATGTGCCCCACACTGGCCGTCACCGTATCCGCTATGAACGGTATCGCGATGGCCCTGGCAACGACCTTCGTGCTGGTGTTCTCCAGTCTCATCATTTCTCTCGTCCGTAAAGTCATACCGACGCAGGTGCGCATTGCGGCCTACATCGTGATCATCGCCACCTTCGTGACTATCGTGGATCTGGTGATGCGGGCGCAGTTCCCCGACCTGAGCAAGTCCCTCGGTCCCTACATTCCGTTGATCGTGGTCAACTGCGTCATCCTGGGTCGCGCGGAGGCATTTGCGTCCAAGAACAATCCTCTGCGTTCGGTGCTCGACGCGCTTGGCATGGGGTCGGGCTTCCTGCTTGCGCTGTTTGCCCTCGGCGGTATTCGCGAGATCATCGGATCACGGACCATCCTGGGCATGCAGGTGCTGCCGAATGCCTTCGAACCCTGGCTGATCATGATTCTCCCGGCAGGTGCCTTTCTCACTCTTGGTGTGATGATGGGGACAATCAATGCGTTCCTCGAGTCACGCAAGAAAAAGGCGGAAAAGGCGATCGTGACGGGGTACATGGAAAAAGAGACTGTCTCCACCGCAAGCGTACAGGAGGGATAG
- a CDS encoding FMN-binding protein — MKTIISMLVVLSIIGIVSGGGLSMINSWANPLIAANKKADTERAIFLVQPDGKSYEKVEAVKFELYKVFDAAQQPIGYALPWEGNGFQGKIRMMIGLSEDVNTITSIEVLEQVETPGLGTKVTEEPFTSQFKDLTVDPDVAWVKGAPPTKENEIQTITGATISSKAIVAIVNDGMAKLKAALPGGTK; from the coding sequence ATGAAAACGATCATCTCCATGCTCGTGGTGCTCAGCATCATCGGCATCGTGTCCGGCGGCGGATTGTCCATGATCAATAGTTGGGCCAATCCACTGATCGCGGCGAATAAAAAGGCCGACACAGAGCGTGCCATATTTCTGGTACAACCCGACGGCAAGAGTTACGAAAAAGTGGAAGCGGTGAAATTCGAGCTGTACAAGGTGTTCGACGCCGCGCAGCAGCCCATCGGCTATGCGCTGCCCTGGGAAGGCAATGGATTCCAGGGAAAGATCCGCATGATGATTGGTCTGTCAGAGGATGTCAACACCATCACCTCCATCGAAGTGCTTGAGCAGGTCGAAACGCCCGGGCTGGGCACCAAGGTCACCGAAGAACCGTTCACGTCCCAGTTCAAGGATCTGACCGTCGATCCGGACGTGGCCTGGGTGAAAGGCGCTCCACCGACAAAGGAAAATGAAATTCAGACCATCACCGGCGCCACCATTTCGTCCAAAGCTATCGTCGCGATTGTGAACGATGGTATGGCGAAACTGAAAGCGGCGTTGCCCGGAGGTACGAAATGA
- a CDS encoding RnfABCDGE type electron transport complex subunit D: MSTVTVTEAPSGRDLLITSSPHMHSRWTTKQIMWFVVLSLLPCVISAVVYFGFTQLLLIATAVVFAAGTEALIQYLMKKPVTVSDGSAVITGLLLGLILPPNFSLVFTALGSVFAIALGKMVFGGLGYNIFNPALAGRAFLQAAFPVAITTWTIPNFAVDSVSKATPLAAFKFDHVLTGFESLFVGNVGGSLGETSAIAVLLGGGFLLVTGVANWRIPLSMLVGVLVFGGAIWLIDPAAPNPLFHIFAGSFLFGAMFMATDYVTSPVTGLGMWIYGLAISLIIVVIRVYGGLPEGVMYSILFMNAFVPLINRYTRPAIFGEAGK; encoded by the coding sequence ATGTCAACAGTCACAGTGACAGAGGCACCAAGTGGACGCGATCTGCTGATCACGTCGTCGCCTCACATGCATTCCCGCTGGACGACGAAGCAGATCATGTGGTTCGTGGTTCTTTCGCTGCTCCCCTGCGTGATTTCGGCCGTGGTTTATTTCGGCTTCACGCAGTTGCTGCTGATCGCCACGGCGGTGGTCTTTGCGGCGGGTACCGAAGCGTTGATCCAGTACCTCATGAAAAAACCCGTCACGGTCAGCGACGGCAGCGCGGTCATAACCGGCCTGCTGCTCGGGCTGATTCTGCCGCCGAATTTCTCGCTGGTCTTCACCGCGCTGGGCTCGGTGTTCGCCATCGCGTTGGGGAAAATGGTGTTCGGTGGTCTGGGCTACAACATTTTCAACCCCGCGCTGGCCGGCCGCGCATTTCTGCAGGCCGCTTTTCCGGTTGCCATCACCACATGGACGATACCGAATTTCGCGGTGGACTCCGTTTCCAAGGCTACGCCGCTCGCGGCGTTCAAATTCGATCACGTGCTCACCGGTTTTGAATCACTTTTCGTCGGCAATGTCGGCGGCTCGCTGGGGGAGACATCGGCAATCGCCGTGTTGCTCGGTGGGGGTTTTCTGCTCGTGACCGGCGTCGCTAATTGGCGCATCCCGCTGTCCATGCTCGTCGGCGTTCTGGTATTCGGAGGCGCCATTTGGCTCATAGATCCGGCCGCGCCGAATCCGCTGTTTCACATCTTCGCCGGCAGCTTCCTCTTCGGCGCGATGTTCATGGCCACCGATTATGTCACCTCACCGGTGACGGGTCTGGGAATGTGGATATACGGACTCGCCATATCGTTGATCATTGTCGTGATCCGCGTGTACGGCGGTTTGCCTGAAGGTGTTATGTATTCCATTCTTTTCATGAACGCCTTCGTGCCGTTGATCAATCGGTATACACGACCCGCGATATTCGGGGAGGCAGGCAAATGA
- the rsxC gene encoding electron transport complex subunit RsxC — translation MNLKTFPGGVHPREEKELSEHCAFEIMPDPGVIILPLSQHLGKQAKPLVEKRAAVVKGQVVAEADGFISAPVHSPVNGTVKSIGRESNSSGFVKEALVITPTAPAEGEEAPAPILLPPLDVDSITPDQIRQRVKDAGIVGQGGAAFPTFVKLSPPEGKHIEVVILNGCECEPYLTRDDRFMIERPEAIVGGLKLIMKALGVASGVIGIENNKPAALESMQKASAGENGIIVCPLKTKYPQGAEKMLIKAWNGREVPPGKLPLDVGAVIQNIGTAVAIWDAVTKGEPSITAALTVTGRGIRNPKNLIVPVGTPLKDVIDFCGGLTDDAAKVIVGGPMMGVAQHDLSAPVMKATSGIVVLTMAEAKGEQETSCLRCGKCIDACPLHLLPTRLARLAQVNKLEEAETEGITVCMECGSCAFTCPAHIPLVQWLRLGKQRVIQMQRKRATA, via the coding sequence ATGAATCTTAAAACATTTCCAGGCGGGGTTCATCCCCGGGAAGAAAAAGAACTCAGCGAACATTGCGCCTTCGAAATCATGCCCGATCCGGGTGTGATTATTCTGCCGCTGTCGCAGCATCTCGGCAAGCAGGCGAAACCACTCGTGGAAAAACGCGCCGCGGTGGTCAAAGGGCAGGTCGTGGCCGAGGCGGATGGCTTCATTTCCGCACCGGTGCACAGCCCGGTAAACGGCACCGTGAAAAGTATCGGACGCGAAAGCAACAGCAGCGGTTTCGTAAAAGAGGCGCTGGTTATTACGCCCACCGCTCCCGCGGAAGGCGAAGAAGCCCCAGCCCCCATACTCCTGCCGCCTCTTGACGTGGACAGCATCACTCCCGATCAGATTCGCCAGCGCGTCAAGGATGCCGGCATCGTCGGTCAGGGAGGCGCCGCCTTCCCGACTTTCGTGAAACTGAGTCCGCCGGAAGGGAAACACATCGAGGTCGTCATTCTCAACGGCTGCGAGTGCGAGCCATACCTGACGCGCGATGATCGTTTCATGATCGAGCGCCCCGAGGCGATTGTCGGTGGTCTGAAACTGATCATGAAAGCCCTCGGCGTTGCGTCCGGCGTAATCGGTATCGAGAACAATAAACCCGCCGCCCTTGAATCGATGCAGAAGGCGTCCGCGGGCGAGAACGGCATCATCGTGTGTCCACTGAAGACCAAGTACCCGCAGGGCGCGGAAAAAATGCTGATCAAGGCTTGGAACGGCCGCGAGGTCCCGCCCGGAAAACTTCCGCTCGATGTGGGCGCGGTAATTCAAAACATCGGCACCGCTGTCGCGATTTGGGACGCGGTGACGAAAGGCGAGCCCTCCATCACCGCCGCGCTGACAGTGACCGGTCGCGGAATTCGCAATCCCAAGAACCTCATCGTTCCTGTCGGCACACCGTTGAAGGATGTCATCGATTTTTGCGGCGGTCTGACGGACGACGCCGCCAAGGTCATTGTGGGCGGTCCCATGATGGGTGTGGCGCAGCACGATTTGAGCGCACCGGTCATGAAGGCGACCTCGGGCATTGTGGTGCTGACCATGGCCGAAGCGAAAGGTGAACAGGAAACTTCCTGCCTGCGCTGCGGCAAATGCATCGACGCCTGTCCGTTACATCTTTTACCCACGCGCCTGGCGCGCCTGGCGCAGGTCAATAAGCTCGAGGAGGCGGAAACGGAGGGGATCACCGTGTGTATGGAATGCGGGAGCTGCGCCTTCACCTGTCCGGCGCATATCCCGTTGGTCCAATGGCTGCGCCTCGGCAAGCAACGCGTCATTCAGATGCAGCGCAAACGCGCGACAGCGTAG